A stretch of Aerococcaceae bacterium zg-252 DNA encodes these proteins:
- the tnpA gene encoding IS200/IS605 family transposase produces MAHSLSHTKWMCKYHIVFTPKYRRKIIYNQCRSSLGEIFRRLCSYKGVEIIEGHLMPDHVHMLVSIPPRISVSSFMGYLKGKSALMMFDKHANLKYKFGNRHFWAEGYYVSTVGLNEATIKKYIQEQEKHDIALDKLSVKEYENPFRDSGK; encoded by the coding sequence ATGGCACATAGTTTATCGCACACAAAGTGGATGTGTAAATACCACATTGTGTTTACCCCAAAGTATAGACGAAAAATCATCTATAATCAATGTCGCAGTAGTTTAGGAGAAATATTTCGACGATTATGTAGTTATAAAGGAGTCGAAATTATAGAAGGACATCTGATGCCGGACCATGTACATATGTTGGTCAGTATTCCACCAAGAATAAGCGTATCGAGTTTTATGGGATATTTAAAAGGTAAGAGTGCGTTAATGATGTTTGATAAACACGCAAATTTGAAATATAAATTTGGGAATCGACATTTTTGGGCAGAAGGATATTATGTGAGTACGGTGGGATTAAATGAAGCCACGATAAAGAAATATATTCAAGAGCAAGAGAAACATGATATAGCCTTGGATAAATTGAGTGTGAAGGAATATGAAAATCCCTTTAGGGATAGTGGTAAGTAA
- a CDS encoding MATE family efflux transporter, with amino-acid sequence MKDKHYYKTALQMAWPSVLESFFISLAGMIDTMMVGSLGSYAIASVGLTTQPKLIGLTLFFGITISVSTIVARRRGQEDKRGANEVFFTAMILALIACVIITTIALYFAHPIMTLAGSNSETHLASVQYYQIIMGGLIFNVIAMVINAAQRGSGNTKIAFVTNLTSSIINIIFNYLLIGGKYGFPSLGIQGAALATVIGSMVAMLMSIRSLFKKQSLIQIPYIIEHRVKMRFETVKTIFKIGSTMVIENLAMRIGFVTTAITAAKLGTHSFAIYNAGMNLLSLGFSFGDGMQVAAVALSGRALGKGDHEEAINFGHICQRIGLVMSILLSIFLFVFGHQIMGLYFDNPTLITEATKATHFIMIIVLLQISQLVYGGCLRAGGDVRYTLMSGIISVTIIRTAATLLLVNFFNLGLNGIWTGILADQLSRFTLLRHRFKLGKWTQIQL; translated from the coding sequence ATGAAAGATAAACATTATTATAAAACGGCATTACAAATGGCTTGGCCTTCTGTACTTGAAAGTTTTTTTATTTCATTAGCAGGAATGATTGATACAATGATGGTTGGCTCACTTGGTAGTTATGCAATAGCATCCGTCGGTCTAACCACTCAACCGAAATTAATTGGGCTAACGCTCTTTTTTGGAATTACAATTTCCGTTTCAACGATTGTCGCTAGACGTCGTGGTCAAGAAGATAAACGTGGTGCTAATGAAGTATTTTTTACAGCCATGATACTCGCACTCATTGCTTGCGTCATCATCACAACGATTGCACTTTACTTTGCACATCCAATTATGACGCTAGCAGGTAGTAACAGTGAAACACATCTGGCATCAGTCCAGTACTACCAAATCATTATGGGTGGACTAATCTTTAATGTGATTGCAATGGTCATCAATGCAGCCCAACGTGGTAGTGGTAATACGAAAATTGCCTTTGTCACTAATTTGACTTCTTCGATCATTAACATTATTTTTAACTATTTACTGATTGGTGGCAAATATGGTTTTCCATCATTAGGCATACAAGGAGCTGCTTTAGCAACCGTCATCGGTAGTATGGTAGCAATGCTGATGAGTATTCGTTCGCTATTTAAAAAGCAAAGTTTAATTCAAATACCATATATCATCGAACATCGGGTTAAAATGCGTTTCGAAACCGTCAAAACTATTTTCAAAATTGGCTCAACAATGGTAATTGAAAATTTAGCAATGCGAATTGGTTTTGTGACAACTGCAATTACAGCTGCCAAACTCGGTACTCACTCGTTTGCGATTTATAATGCTGGAATGAATCTACTTAGTTTAGGATTTTCATTTGGTGACGGTATGCAAGTAGCAGCCGTTGCCTTATCAGGACGTGCACTTGGAAAAGGCGATCATGAAGAAGCCATTAACTTTGGACATATTTGTCAAAGAATTGGTTTAGTGATGTCCATTTTACTTTCAATTTTCCTATTCGTATTCGGTCATCAAATTATGGGACTTTACTTTGACAATCCTACACTCATTACTGAAGCTACCAAAGCAACACACTTTATTATGATTATTGTACTTTTACAAATTTCGCAACTTGTTTATGGTGGATGTTTGCGTGCTGGTGGCGATGTCCGTTATACATTAATGTCTGGAATTATCTCAGTCACCATTATCCGTACCGCTGCAACTCTATTATTAGTTAATTTCTTCAATCTTGGATTGAATGGAATTTGGACTGGAATACTTGCTGACCAATTATCTCGCTTTACGTTACTCCGTCATCGCTTTAAATTAGGTAAATGGACACAGATTCAATTGTAA
- a CDS encoding type II toxin-antitoxin system PemK/MazF family toxin: protein MDIEKMGIYLVDFKENVGAEFSGKHYAIVITPQKDNTLVVVPITSKKSGKRYRYGLTLDNSKYLKSPKYPKAFALVRKIREIDRKRIIGSMRYKLDSEDSEKLISKIEEILLDK, encoded by the coding sequence ATGGATATAGAAAAAATGGGAATTTACTTGGTAGATTTCAAGGAGAATGTCGGTGCTGAATTTTCAGGAAAGCACTATGCAATTGTCATTACACCACAAAAAGATAACACTTTAGTTGTTGTTCCAATTACAAGCAAAAAGAGTGGGAAACGTTATCGCTATGGTTTGACATTGGATAATAGCAAATATTTAAAGAGTCCTAAATATCCAAAGGCATTTGCATTAGTCCGAAAAATTAGAGAAATTGATCGCAAACGAATTATTGGGTCAATGCGTTATAAATTAGATAGTGAAGATTCTGAGAAATTAATAAGTAAGATAGAAGAAATTTTATTAGATAAATAA
- a CDS encoding TVP38/TMEM64 family protein, producing MPVFHIISIFGLLVCGILAIWLYQSGMLTSVELLHQTVQQYGFAGILLFIFIQIIQVVIPIIPGGISTVAGVVIFGAFDGFWWNYIGICLGSMIAFAIAKYYGRPTLHQLFSQQTIQKYDAWVSKDSRFTWYFALAIFFPIAPDDFLCYLAGTTQMNWKTFSLIIWLGKPLSIAAYSIGLKTFIEQALPLFN from the coding sequence ATGCCCGTATTTCATATTATTTCCATATTTGGACTGCTTGTCTGTGGTATTCTTGCTATTTGGCTCTATCAATCAGGTATGCTAACTTCGGTGGAATTGTTACATCAAACCGTCCAACAATATGGCTTTGCTGGTATACTCCTTTTTATCTTTATACAAATTATTCAAGTAGTCATTCCCATTATTCCAGGTGGCATTTCTACAGTGGCTGGTGTCGTCATATTTGGGGCTTTTGATGGCTTTTGGTGGAATTATATCGGTATTTGTTTAGGCTCAATGATTGCATTTGCTATTGCAAAATATTATGGTCGCCCTACGTTGCATCAGCTTTTTTCACAACAAACGATTCAAAAATACGATGCTTGGGTCAGTAAGGATAGTCGTTTCACTTGGTATTTTGCCTTAGCGATATTCTTTCCCATTGCACCAGACGATTTCTTATGTTATTTAGCCGGAACCACTCAGATGAATTGGAAAACTTTTTCGCTTATCATCTGGCTAGGAAAACCATTATCAATCGCAGCGTACAGTATCGGCTTAAAAACTTTTATCGAACAAGCACTACCATTATTTAATTAA